A stretch of the Microtus ochrogaster isolate Prairie Vole_2 chromosome X, MicOch1.0, whole genome shotgun sequence genome encodes the following:
- the LOC101987702 gene encoding UPF0472 protein C16orf72 has product MEEQQKDREAEVAEPWLSKWERQCLAEAEQEEQLSPELQEEAAADAAGLKIERQRLWHLFQISATAVAQLYKDSGCQQPGLSMWDPFQNAAMAVTSLYKESGDAYQRSFELGVQVGYQRRVRDVLEWVKKGRSIIRREDLISFLCGKVPPTAPPPRTSRMSPRPPAAASSQAAATESTAPVDVDLQPFHEAIALHGLNGAMASISMRSGTPGSPSQDGGIASSGRRKSGFLEDDPNPLGSEELAIRLDSGGIRKRTSAQFGDATIDSPSHKRNRMV; this is encoded by the coding sequence atggaGGAGCAGCAGAAGGACCGTGAGGCCGAGGTCGCCGAGCCCTGGCTTTCTAAGTGGGAGCGCCAGTGCCTTgctgaggcagagcaggaagagcaGCTGTCCCCCGAGCTGCAGGAGGAGGCGGCTGCTGATGCGGCTGGGCTCAAGATCGAGCGGCAGAGGCTCTGGCACCTCTTCCAGATCTCAGCCACTGCGGTGGCCCAGCTCTACAAAGATTCCGGGTGCCAGCAGCCAGGACTGTCTATGTGGGACCCCTTCCAGAATGCTGCCATGGCCGTGACCAGCCTCTACAAAGAGAGCGGGGATGCCTACCAGCGAAGTTTTGAGCTGGGCGTCCAGGTTGGCTACCAGCGTCGCGTTAGAGATGTGCTGGAGTGGGTGAAGAAGGGTAGGAGCATCATTCGCAGGGAAGACCTCATTAGCTTCCTCTGTGGCAAAGTCCCCCCCACCGCTCCCCCGCCACGCACCTCCAGGATGTCCCCTAGGCCGCCCGCAGCTGCTTCCAGTCAGGCTGCTGCCACTGAGTCCACCGCACCTGTGGACGTCGACCTGCAGCCCTTCCACGAGGCCATCGCCCTCCATGGCCTCAATGGCGCCATGGCAAGCATCAGCATGCGATCTGGCACTCCTGGTTCCCCATCTCAAGATGGAGGTATTGCCAGCAGTGGGCGTCGGAAAAGTGGCTTTCTGGAAGATGATCCGAACCCCTTGGGCTCAGAAGAACTGGCTATCCGTCTGGACAGTGGAGGAATCCGTAAGCGTACCTCGGCCCAGTTTGGTGATGCCACCATAGACTCTCCATCCCACAAGCGCAACCGAATGGTCTAA